A region of Geobacillus sp. 46C-IIa DNA encodes the following proteins:
- a CDS encoding PIN domain-containing protein → MRDQEPSLNGELLFLLPPLVVAECCWVLESKRYGYTKGEIASKLKQIIEASCVKTTDQKVVGKALDDYAHGNVDFADAYLSALTRHTSSIQGIITGNEKDFRRLGGECYMPEFVI, encoded by the coding sequence ATGAGGGATCAGGAACCATCACTCAACGGTGAACTTTTGTTCCTATTGCCTCCTCTTGTCGTTGCGGAATGTTGCTGGGTGTTGGAATCGAAACGGTACGGGTATACGAAAGGAGAAATCGCAAGCAAGTTGAAGCAAATCATAGAGGCTTCTTGTGTGAAGACGACAGATCAAAAAGTTGTTGGAAAGGCATTAGACGATTACGCCCATGGCAACGTCGATTTTGCTGATGCGTATCTTTCGGCGTTGACTAGGCACACTTCATCCATTCAAGGGATTATAACTGGGAACGAAAAAGATTTTCGTCGACTGGGCGGGGAGTGCTATATGCCTGAGTTCGTCATTTGA
- a CDS encoding SDR family oxidoreductase: MVTKQQTTLPPQHQTQQPGLQTEMNPQPVTIKDTYKGSGKLENKTAIISGGDSGIGRAVAVHFAKEGADVAIIYLNEHEDAEETKRLVEQEGRRCLAIAGDIGDEAFCKEAVKQTIEAFGKLDIVINNAAEQHPQPNFLNITAAQLEKTFRTNVFGCFFLTKAALPHLKSGSAIINTASITAYEGNEQLIDYSATKGAIVAFTRSLAKALVGQGIRVNGVAPGPIWTPLIPSTFQSDQVATFGANTPMKRPGQPSEVAPCYVFLASDESSYMTGQMLHVDGGKFVSG, from the coding sequence ATGGTCACAAAGCAACAAACGACGCTGCCGCCGCAGCACCAGACGCAACAGCCCGGCCTGCAGACGGAGATGAACCCGCAGCCGGTCACGATCAAAGACACCTATAAAGGAAGCGGCAAGCTCGAAAACAAAACCGCCATCATCAGCGGCGGCGACAGCGGCATCGGCCGGGCGGTGGCGGTTCATTTCGCCAAAGAAGGCGCCGATGTGGCGATCATCTATCTCAACGAACATGAAGACGCCGAGGAAACGAAACGGCTTGTCGAGCAGGAAGGAAGACGGTGCCTGGCCATTGCGGGAGACATTGGGGATGAAGCGTTTTGCAAAGAGGCGGTGAAACAAACGATCGAAGCGTTCGGCAAGCTGGATATCGTCATCAACAACGCCGCCGAACAACACCCACAGCCGAACTTTCTCAACATCACTGCCGCACAGCTGGAAAAAACGTTTCGCACGAACGTATTCGGCTGCTTTTTCCTAACGAAAGCGGCGCTCCCGCACTTAAAAAGCGGAAGCGCCATTATCAACACCGCTTCCATCACTGCCTACGAAGGAAACGAGCAGCTCATCGACTACTCGGCGACAAAAGGGGCAATCGTCGCGTTCACCCGCTCGCTTGCCAAAGCGCTCGTCGGCCAAGGCATCCGCGTCAACGGCGTCGCCCCAGGCCCGATTTGGACGCCGCTCATCCCCTCCACCTTTCAAAGTGACCAAGTCGCCACATTCGGCGCCAACACGCCGATGAAACGCCCCGGTCAACCGAGCGAAGTCGCCCCGTGCTACGTCTTTTTGGCGAGTGACGAATCGTCGTACATGACCGGGCAAATGCTTCACGTCGATGGTGGAAAGTTCGTCAGCGGCTGA
- a CDS encoding LacI family DNA-binding transcriptional regulator: MTVTIKDVAKRANVAPSTVSRVIADSPRISEKTKQRVREAMKELGYHPNFIARSLASQATQVIGIVMPSSADQALQNPFFPEVIRGISKATHEKRYALQMSTGEKESDIYERVVEMLQGRRVDGVILLYSRQNDKLMKYLQKHDFPFVVIGKPHQKAEQVTHVDNDNVQAGKDATAYLITHGHERIAFVGGNPQYLVTVDRQTGYEEALRDAGLPYRPEYVVHEEFLQEGGQEAMKELLSLPEPPTGLVVADDLMALGMVKTLDEIGLRVPEDVSIVSFNNTLLAEMSRPPLTSIDIGIFQLGFEAAKSLIEKIENPNEPIKRIIIPHRLVERGSCARR; encoded by the coding sequence ATGACCGTTACGATTAAAGACGTCGCCAAGCGGGCCAATGTCGCGCCGTCGACCGTATCGCGGGTGATCGCCGACAGCCCGCGCATCAGCGAGAAAACGAAGCAGCGGGTGCGCGAGGCGATGAAAGAGCTCGGCTACCATCCGAATTTTATCGCCCGCAGCCTCGCCAGCCAAGCGACGCAAGTGATCGGCATTGTCATGCCGAGCTCGGCTGATCAAGCGCTGCAAAACCCGTTTTTCCCGGAAGTCATCCGCGGCATCAGCAAAGCCACCCATGAAAAGCGGTACGCCTTGCAAATGTCGACCGGGGAAAAAGAGAGCGACATTTACGAGCGGGTCGTCGAGATGCTGCAAGGGCGGCGCGTCGACGGCGTCATTTTGCTTTATTCAAGGCAAAACGACAAGCTCATGAAATACTTGCAAAAACATGACTTCCCGTTCGTCGTCATCGGCAAGCCGCACCAAAAGGCGGAACAAGTGACCCATGTCGACAACGACAACGTACAGGCGGGAAAAGATGCGACTGCCTATTTAATCACTCATGGTCATGAACGCATCGCCTTTGTCGGCGGCAATCCGCAATATTTGGTGACCGTCGACCGCCAAACCGGCTATGAGGAGGCGCTCCGTGACGCCGGGCTGCCGTATCGGCCGGAATACGTTGTTCATGAAGAGTTTTTGCAAGAAGGCGGCCAAGAGGCGATGAAGGAGCTGCTTTCCTTGCCTGAGCCGCCGACCGGGCTTGTGGTTGCCGACGATCTCATGGCGCTCGGGATGGTCAAAACGCTTGATGAAATCGGCCTTCGTGTTCCGGAAGATGTGTCGATCGTCAGCTTCAACAACACCTTGCTCGCCGAAATGTCGCGCCCACCGCTCACTTCGATTGACATCGGCATTTTCCAGCTCGGCTTCGAAGCGGCGAAAAGTTTAATTGAAAAAATCGAAAATCCAAATGAGCCGATCAAGCGCATCATCATCCCGCACCGGCTTGTCGAGCGGGGGTCGTGTGCGAGGCGGTGA
- a CDS encoding alpha-amylase family glycosyl hydrolase yields MGNRLVVLFILPFLLFYAMPAAAAEKEERTWQDEAIYFIMVDRFNNMDATNDQDVNVNDPKGYFGGDLKGVTAKLDYIKEMGFTAIWLTPVFENMPGGYHGYWIKDFYRVDPHFGTLDDLKTLVKEAHQRDMKVILDFVANHVGYDHPWLQDPAKKDWFHPKKEIFDWNNQKQVENGWVYGLPDLAQENPEVKKYFIDAAKWWIKETDIDGYRLDTVRHVPKSFWQEFAKEVKTVKKDFFLLGEVWSDDPRYIADYGEYGIDGFVDYPLYGAVKQSLAKRDASLRPLYEIWEYNKTFYDRPYLLGTFLDNHDNVRFTKLAIDNRNNPISRIKVAMTYLFTAPGIPIMYYGTEIAMNGGPDPDNRRLMDFRADPEIIDYLKKIGPLRQQLPSLRRGDFTLLYEKDGMAVFKRRYRDETTVIAINNTGETQHVHLTNDQLPKNKELRGFLLDDLVRGDEDGYDLVLERETAEVYKLREKTGINLPFIAAIVSVYVLFLLFLYLVKKRAKRIHE; encoded by the coding sequence ATGGGGAACCGGCTTGTTGTGCTGTTCATCCTTCCGTTCCTTCTTTTTTATGCCATGCCGGCTGCGGCGGCGGAAAAAGAAGAACGGACGTGGCAAGACGAAGCGATTTATTTCATTATGGTCGACCGTTTCAACAATATGGATGCGACGAACGACCAAGACGTCAATGTCAACGACCCAAAAGGATATTTTGGCGGTGATTTAAAAGGGGTGACAGCGAAGCTCGATTACATCAAGGAAATGGGGTTTACCGCCATTTGGCTGACGCCGGTGTTTGAAAACATGCCGGGCGGCTATCATGGGTATTGGATCAAAGATTTTTATCGCGTCGACCCTCATTTCGGCACGCTCGATGACTTGAAAACACTGGTCAAAGAGGCGCATCAGCGCGACATGAAAGTCATTTTGGACTTTGTTGCCAACCATGTCGGCTACGACCATCCGTGGCTCCAGGATCCGGCGAAAAAAGACTGGTTCCACCCGAAGAAAGAGATTTTTGACTGGAACAATCAAAAGCAAGTAGAAAATGGCTGGGTGTATGGGCTGCCTGATTTGGCGCAGGAAAATCCAGAGGTCAAAAAGTATTTCATTGATGCCGCCAAATGGTGGATTAAAGAAACGGATATTGACGGCTATCGACTCGATACGGTGCGTCATGTGCCGAAATCGTTTTGGCAAGAATTTGCCAAAGAAGTGAAAACGGTGAAAAAAGATTTTTTCCTTCTCGGTGAGGTGTGGAGTGATGACCCGCGCTATATCGCTGATTACGGGGAGTATGGCATCGACGGGTTTGTCGATTACCCGCTGTATGGCGCAGTGAAACAGTCGCTTGCCAAACGCGACGCGTCGCTCCGCCCGCTCTACGAGATATGGGAGTATAACAAGACGTTTTATGACCGCCCGTATTTGCTCGGGACGTTTTTGGACAACCATGATAATGTCCGGTTTACGAAATTGGCGATTGACAACCGCAATAATCCGATCTCGCGCATTAAGGTAGCGATGACGTATTTGTTCACTGCTCCGGGCATCCCGATCATGTACTACGGAACGGAAATCGCGATGAACGGCGGCCCAGATCCGGATAACCGCCGGTTGATGGACTTCCGTGCTGATCCGGAAATTATCGACTATTTAAAGAAAATCGGCCCGCTCCGTCAGCAGCTGCCGTCATTGCGGCGCGGTGATTTTACGCTCTTGTATGAGAAAGACGGCATGGCGGTGTTCAAGCGGCGCTACCGGGACGAAACCACTGTCATCGCCATTAATAACACGGGCGAAACGCAGCACGTCCATTTAACAAACGACCAACTGCCAAAAAACAAGGAATTGCGCGGCTTTTTGCTCGATGACCTCGTCCGCGGCGATGAAGACGGCTATGATCTTGTATTGGAACGCGAAACGGCGGAGGTGTACAAACTGCGGGAAAAAACGGGGATCAACCTTCCGTTCATCGCCGCCATTGTATCGGTTTACGTGCTGTTTCTTTTGTTTTTATATTTGGTGAAAAAACGGGCAAAACGGATCCATGAATAA
- a CDS encoding sugar ABC transporter permease: protein MNRKWKSHIEVTLIYLFIAFMFVVIAYPLLWTISMSLNPGTSLYSASIIPEKWTLEHYKWLFTSPESNYLLWYKNSLFVAAVNAVLSVFFTALIAYAFSRYKFVGRKTGLYLFLVLQMFPSLMAMVALYILLNMLHLLDSLWGLILIYVGGQIPFNAWLVKGYFDTIPRELDEAARMDGAGHFGVFFRIMLPLAKPILAVVALFNFMAPFTDFLLPSIVLRDPDKFTLAVGLFNFISDRFANNFTRFAAGSILIAAPIAIVFLFLQRYLISGLTAGGTKG from the coding sequence ATGAACCGCAAATGGAAATCGCATATTGAAGTCACGCTCATTTACTTGTTTATCGCGTTCATGTTTGTTGTCATCGCCTATCCGCTTCTTTGGACCATCAGCATGTCGCTCAATCCGGGCACGAGCTTGTACTCGGCATCGATCATTCCGGAAAAATGGACGCTCGAGCATTACAAGTGGCTGTTTACGAGCCCAGAGAGCAATTATTTGCTTTGGTATAAAAACAGCCTGTTTGTCGCGGCGGTGAACGCGGTGCTGTCCGTTTTCTTTACGGCGCTCATCGCTTATGCGTTTTCACGCTACAAATTCGTCGGGCGGAAAACGGGGCTGTATTTGTTTTTAGTCTTGCAAATGTTTCCCTCGCTCATGGCGATGGTGGCGCTGTATATTTTGCTGAACATGCTCCACCTGCTTGATTCGCTTTGGGGGCTCATTCTCATTTATGTCGGCGGGCAAATTCCGTTTAACGCCTGGCTTGTGAAAGGCTATTTTGACACGATCCCGCGCGAGTTGGACGAGGCGGCGCGCATGGACGGAGCCGGCCATTTCGGCGTCTTTTTCCGCATCATGCTGCCTCTGGCCAAGCCGATTTTGGCCGTTGTCGCCTTGTTTAACTTCATGGCGCCGTTTACGGACTTTTTGCTGCCGTCAATCGTCTTGCGCGATCCGGACAAATTTACACTGGCGGTCGGACTGTTCAACTTTATCAGCGACCGGTTTGCCAACAATTTCACCCGCTTTGCCGCCGGCTCCATTTTGATCGCCGCTCCGATTGCCATCGTCTTTTTGTTCTTGCAGCGATATTTGATTTCCGGCTTAACAGCAGGTGGCACAAAAGGGTAA
- a CDS encoding carbohydrate ABC transporter permease, protein MPEANVRHRPAVAMGLSLLFAGLGQLYNRRYMKGILFIIIEAAFLITFYNFLNIGLWGLITLGEIPMLDHSIFLLIQGLVSVIIIAFAAALHIANIIDARNDARRRQRGEPFPSLVESCRHAWDRGFPYIFVTPGLVMLLFIVVLPLLFMVSLAFTDYNLYHSPPRHLLNWVGVENFKNLVSIPIWKSTFFSVLAWTIVWTVVATTAQIALGLFLALLVNDPRIKFKRFIRTVLILPWAVPAFVTILVFAAMFNDKFGAINREVLSLFGLSIPWMTDPFWTKVALILIQTWLGFPFVFALFTGVLQSISRDWYEAADIDGATRWQKFKSITLPHVLYATAPLLIMQYAGNFNNFNIIYLFNDGGPAVRGQNAGGTDILISWVYDLTFTTNNYNMAAAISLIIGLIVSGFAIYQFRRTRSFKEEGNI, encoded by the coding sequence ATGCCGGAAGCAAACGTCCGTCATCGGCCGGCGGTGGCGATGGGGCTGTCATTGCTGTTTGCCGGCCTTGGGCAATTGTACAACCGCCGATATATGAAAGGAATCTTGTTCATCATTATTGAAGCGGCTTTCCTCATCACCTTTTATAACTTTTTGAATATCGGGCTATGGGGGCTGATTACCCTCGGCGAAATCCCAATGCTGGATCATTCGATTTTCTTGTTGATTCAAGGGTTGGTTTCTGTGATCATCATCGCTTTTGCCGCCGCATTGCATATCGCCAATATCATCGACGCCCGCAACGACGCCCGTCGGCGGCAGCGCGGCGAGCCGTTCCCCTCGCTTGTCGAATCGTGCCGCCATGCGTGGGACCGAGGGTTTCCGTACATCTTTGTCACGCCGGGGCTTGTGATGCTGCTGTTTATCGTTGTGCTGCCGCTGTTGTTTATGGTGTCGCTCGCCTTTACTGACTACAACTTGTATCATTCACCGCCGCGGCATTTGTTGAATTGGGTCGGGGTTGAAAACTTCAAAAATTTAGTGTCCATCCCGATTTGGAAAAGCACGTTTTTCAGCGTCCTTGCGTGGACGATTGTCTGGACCGTGGTGGCGACGACGGCGCAAATCGCCCTCGGGCTGTTTTTGGCGCTGCTCGTCAACGACCCGCGCATCAAGTTCAAACGGTTCATCCGGACGGTGCTGATTCTGCCGTGGGCCGTGCCGGCGTTTGTGACGATTTTAGTGTTTGCGGCGATGTTTAACGATAAATTTGGAGCAATTAACCGCGAAGTGTTGAGCTTGTTCGGGTTGTCGATTCCATGGATGACCGATCCGTTTTGGACGAAAGTGGCGCTTATTTTGATTCAGACATGGCTTGGCTTCCCGTTTGTCTTTGCGTTATTTACCGGTGTCTTGCAAAGCATTTCCCGCGATTGGTACGAAGCGGCCGATATCGACGGGGCGACGCGCTGGCAAAAGTTCAAATCGATCACCTTGCCGCATGTGCTGTACGCAACCGCACCGCTGTTGATCATGCAATACGCGGGGAATTTTAATAACTTTAACATCATCTACTTATTTAATGATGGCGGTCCGGCGGTGCGCGGACAAAATGCTGGCGGGACGGACATTCTCATTTCATGGGTGTACGATTTGACGTTTACGACGAACAACTACAATATGGCAGCTGCGATTTCGCTGATCATCGGCTTGATTGTCAGCGGATTTGCCATCTACCAATTCCGGCGTACCCGTTCCTTTAAAGAGGAGGGGAACATTTAA
- a CDS encoding extracellular solute-binding protein, whose product MKKALSLFLMTVLFIGVLSACGPKRDVEQPKQTDQGTTEEAKKPEKLVVWVNDDEKQKQALKDIFQKYTEKTGIKIEMVGVNMLDQTKKLALDGPAGKGPDVFYQPHDRIGDIVLQGLADPVDLGDAKGEYSPTAVEAVTYDGQTYGVPTVVETYGVFYNKNLVSEAPKTMDDLLKIAKEKTNAAKDQYGFLMEAANFYFVYPFFAGYGGYVFKNENGKYDTSDIGLANDGAVKGAELVQSWFKNGYIPKEVTNDIMNGLFTKGNVAVAITGPWNIASYKEALGDKLATAPLPVLENGEHPKSFVGVKTWMLSAYSQHKEWAVDFMKFVTNEENSLHYYEVAGEMPANEKALTNEKITNDPLIAGFAEQIQYGEPMPNVPEMSQVWEPMGNALQFIAKGDDPKAVLSEAVKTIQDNIAASGAGK is encoded by the coding sequence ATGAAAAAAGCGTTGTCTTTGTTTCTCATGACGGTGCTATTCATCGGTGTGCTTTCTGCTTGCGGGCCGAAGCGGGACGTTGAGCAGCCAAAACAGACTGACCAAGGAACGACAGAAGAGGCGAAAAAGCCGGAAAAGCTGGTCGTTTGGGTGAATGACGACGAAAAACAAAAACAAGCATTAAAAGATATTTTCCAAAAGTACACAGAAAAAACCGGAATCAAAATCGAGATGGTTGGGGTCAACATGCTCGATCAAACGAAAAAACTAGCGCTTGATGGCCCGGCTGGCAAAGGTCCAGATGTGTTCTACCAGCCGCATGACCGCATCGGTGACATTGTGCTGCAAGGGTTGGCCGACCCTGTTGATCTCGGTGATGCAAAAGGCGAGTACAGCCCGACAGCGGTTGAGGCGGTAACGTATGACGGTCAAACGTATGGCGTACCAACAGTTGTTGAAACGTATGGAGTTTTCTATAACAAAAATTTAGTGTCAGAAGCGCCGAAAACGATGGATGATTTGCTGAAGATCGCCAAGGAAAAAACGAATGCGGCCAAAGATCAATACGGGTTTTTGATGGAAGCGGCGAACTTCTATTTCGTTTACCCGTTCTTTGCCGGTTACGGCGGCTATGTGTTTAAAAATGAAAACGGTAAATATGATACGAGTGACATTGGATTGGCAAATGACGGGGCGGTTAAAGGAGCCGAGCTTGTCCAATCGTGGTTCAAAAATGGTTATATTCCAAAAGAAGTCACCAATGACATTATGAACGGATTGTTCACGAAAGGAAATGTAGCAGTGGCCATCACCGGTCCGTGGAACATTGCTTCGTACAAGGAAGCGTTAGGCGACAAGTTGGCGACGGCGCCGCTGCCGGTGCTCGAAAACGGTGAACATCCGAAATCGTTTGTGGGCGTCAAAACATGGATGCTGTCTGCTTACTCGCAACATAAAGAATGGGCCGTTGATTTCATGAAGTTTGTGACGAACGAGGAAAATTCACTCCATTACTATGAAGTAGCCGGGGAAATGCCGGCAAACGAAAAAGCGTTGACGAATGAGAAAATTACGAACGACCCGCTGATCGCCGGCTTTGCGGAGCAAATCCAATACGGCGAACCGATGCCGAACGTGCCGGAAATGTCGCAAGTGTGGGAGCCGATGGGCAACGCGCTGCAATTTATCGCGAAAGGGGACGACCCGAAAGCGGTGCTCAGCGAGGCGGTCAAAACGATTCAAGATAACATCGCGGCCAGCGGTGCTGGAAAATAA
- a CDS encoding alpha-glycosidase → MRKEAIHHRPTDNFAYAYDGETLHLRLRTKKEDVDRVELLHGDPYEWQDGAWQFQTMPMRKTGSDELFDYWFAEVKPPYRRLRYGFMLHSGEERLVYTEKGFYVEAPIDDTAYYFCFPFVHRGDVFEAPDWVKDTVWYQIFPERFANGNPAISPERARPWGSEDPTPTSFFGGDLQGIIDHLDYLVDLGVTGIYLTPIFRAPSNHKYDTADYFEIDPHFGDKETLKTLVQRCHEKGIRVMLDAVFNHCGYEFAPFQDVLKNGESSTYKDWFHIREFPLQTEPRPNYDTFAFVPQMPKLNTAHPEVKRYLLDVATYWIREFDIDGWRLDVANEIDHEFWREFRRVVKAQKPDIYILGEIWHDAMPWLRGDQFDAVMNYPFTDGALRFFAKEEIGARQFADRMVHVLHSYPNNVNEAAFNLLGSHDTPRILTVCGGDVRKAKLLFLFQLTFTGSPCIYYGDEIGMTGGNDPECRKCMVWDPEQQNNELHQHVKQLIALRKQYRALRRGEITFLHANDETNSLIYEKIDGNETVLVIMNRSDEKADIPIPLDVRGKWLVNLLTGERFAAEAETLCAVLPPYGFVLYAVERW, encoded by the coding sequence ATGAGGAAAGAAGCGATCCACCACCGCCCGACTGACAACTTCGCCTATGCCTATGATGGCGAAACGCTTCATCTTCGGCTTCGGACAAAAAAAGAGGATGTTGATCGGGTGGAGCTGCTGCACGGCGACCCGTACGAATGGCAAGACGGTGCTTGGCAGTTTCAAACGATGCCGATGCGAAAAACGGGAAGCGACGAGTTGTTTGACTATTGGTTCGCTGAAGTCAAACCGCCATACCGCCGGCTGCGTTACGGGTTTATGCTGCACTCAGGAGAGGAGAGGCTCGTTTATACCGAAAAAGGGTTTTACGTTGAGGCGCCAATCGATGATACGGCTTACTACTTTTGTTTTCCCTTTGTTCATCGGGGAGACGTATTTGAGGCGCCGGATTGGGTCAAGGATACAGTCTGGTATCAAATTTTCCCTGAGCGGTTCGCCAACGGCAATCCGGCGATCAGTCCGGAAAGAGCGCGTCCATGGGGGAGCGAGGATCCGACGCCGACGAGCTTTTTTGGCGGCGATTTGCAGGGGATTATCGACCATCTCGATTACCTTGTTGACCTTGGGGTGACCGGCATTTACTTGACGCCGATTTTTCGCGCGCCGTCCAACCATAAATACGATACCGCCGATTATTTTGAGATCGACCCGCACTTTGGGGACAAAGAAACGTTGAAAACGCTTGTCCAACGTTGCCATGAAAAAGGCATCCGCGTCATGCTTGATGCCGTATTCAACCATTGCGGCTACGAGTTCGCCCCGTTTCAAGATGTGTTAAAAAACGGCGAGTCCTCAACATATAAGGATTGGTTTCACATTCGTGAATTTCCGCTGCAAACCGAGCCGCGACCGAATTACGACACGTTCGCGTTCGTTCCGCAAATGCCGAAACTCAACACCGCGCATCCGGAAGTGAAGCGTTATTTGCTTGACGTCGCGACATATTGGATTCGCGAATTTGATATTGATGGCTGGCGGTTGGATGTTGCCAATGAAATCGATCACGAGTTTTGGCGTGAGTTCCGCCGGGTGGTGAAGGCGCAGAAACCGGACATATACATCCTTGGGGAAATTTGGCATGATGCGATGCCATGGCTGCGCGGCGATCAGTTTGATGCTGTCATGAACTACCCGTTTACAGACGGGGCGCTCCGTTTTTTCGCCAAGGAAGAGATAGGCGCGCGCCAGTTTGCCGATCGAATGGTGCATGTGCTTCATTCGTATCCAAACAACGTCAATGAGGCCGCGTTCAATTTGCTCGGCAGCCATGACACACCAAGAATCCTCACCGTTTGCGGCGGCGATGTCCGCAAGGCGAAGCTGTTGTTTTTATTTCAGCTGACGTTCACAGGTTCGCCGTGCATTTATTATGGGGACGAGATCGGCATGACAGGCGGGAACGACCCAGAGTGCCGGAAATGCATGGTATGGGATCCGGAGCAACAAAACAACGAACTGCACCAACACGTCAAGCAGCTGATCGCGCTGCGCAAACAGTATCGGGCGCTGCGGCGCGGGGAAATCACCTTTCTTCATGCCAATGACGAAACAAACTCTCTTATTTATGAAAAAATAGATGGCAACGAAACCGTGTTGGTCATCATGAATCGGAGCGACGAAAAAGCCGATATCCCGATCCCTCTTGACGTAAGAGGAAAATGGCTCGTCAACCTCTTGACCGGGGAACGGTTTGCGGCTGAGGCGGAAACGCTTTGCGCCGTTTTGCCGCCATACGGGTTTGTCCTCTATGCGGTGGAGCGCTGGTGA
- a CDS encoding AraC family transcriptional regulator: protein MDYVTFSLPPLPVFIKGAESVFPTGKRHFRRTFTVFDLLYVKQGCLYMTENGREFAVGSGQYLLLIPGREHYGHRPCRERTELVWLHFSLPDYEIVADHIASRQTVMEKEATYTEPIQYRLSIRQYGELKQRERAEQLLSQIVEPNVERDLDRPLRQLLLFVEFLWHLQKQELSVPNASEQVSAAAVAYIEKHFHEPVTLERLACELRFHPDYITRCMQKTIGMGFSHYLAYYRLSKAKQWLAETNETIEAIAKRVGIDDSAYFSRLFKKMEGMTPTEYRRIAQRV from the coding sequence ATGGACTATGTCACGTTTTCGCTGCCGCCGTTGCCTGTGTTCATTAAAGGGGCGGAAAGTGTATTCCCAACAGGAAAGCGCCATTTCCGCCGTACATTTACAGTCTTCGATTTGCTTTACGTCAAACAAGGCTGCTTATATATGACGGAAAACGGGCGTGAATTTGCCGTTGGCAGCGGGCAATATTTGTTGTTGATCCCGGGCCGGGAACATTACGGGCATCGCCCGTGCCGTGAACGGACAGAACTCGTTTGGCTTCACTTTTCGCTGCCGGATTATGAAATTGTCGCTGATCATATCGCAAGTCGGCAAACCGTGATGGAAAAAGAGGCGACGTACACCGAGCCGATCCAATATCGGCTCTCGATTCGCCAATATGGGGAGCTAAAACAGCGGGAGCGGGCCGAACAGCTGCTCAGCCAGATCGTTGAGCCGAACGTGGAACGGGATCTCGACCGGCCGCTTCGGCAGCTGCTTTTGTTTGTCGAGTTTCTTTGGCACTTGCAAAAGCAAGAGCTTTCCGTCCCGAACGCTTCCGAACAAGTCAGCGCCGCAGCGGTTGCGTATATCGAAAAGCACTTTCACGAGCCAGTGACGTTAGAGAGGCTCGCTTGCGAGCTTCGCTTTCACCCGGATTACATCACCCGGTGCATGCAGAAAACGATCGGGATGGGCTTCAGCCATTATTTGGCGTATTATCGGTTGTCAAAGGCGAAACAATGGCTGGCGGAAACGAATGAAACGATTGAGGCTATCGCGAAACGGGTTGGCATTGATGACAGTGCTTATTTTTCACGTTTATTTAAAAAAATGGAGGGGATGACGCCGACGGAGTACCGGCGCATAGCCCAGCGCGTGTAA